One window from the genome of Candidatus Chlorohelix allophototropha encodes:
- a CDS encoding TIGR00730 family Rossman fold protein, translating into MHKPIHIAVYCASSNSIAPKYFEVATELGEMMAKRGTVLVYGGGRIGLMGAVSQAVVKNGGSVIGVIPYFLERIEIGNHDAGELILTDGMRERKAIMEERADAFITLPGGFGTLEEIFEILTGGQLGVHQKPMVLVNTNGYYNHLLAQLQLGVEEHFIKAVHMDLLHVANTPQEALDYIFNYQPHQHIDKVTEDELKSLKKNGNGEVPGSE; encoded by the coding sequence ATGCATAAACCTATTCACATCGCGGTATATTGCGCTTCAAGTAACTCAATTGCACCAAAGTACTTTGAAGTAGCCACCGAACTTGGCGAAATGATGGCTAAGCGTGGAACGGTGCTGGTTTACGGTGGTGGGCGTATTGGTCTTATGGGTGCGGTAAGTCAGGCAGTGGTTAAGAATGGCGGGAGCGTAATAGGTGTAATCCCCTACTTTCTTGAAAGAATAGAAATCGGCAACCATGATGCCGGAGAACTTATCCTGACCGATGGCATGCGCGAGCGTAAGGCTATTATGGAAGAAAGAGCAGATGCATTTATCACCTTGCCCGGAGGATTTGGCACACTGGAAGAAATTTTTGAGATTCTTACGGGTGGGCAACTAGGGGTTCATCAGAAGCCGATGGTATTGGTCAATACCAATGGCTACTATAATCATTTGCTGGCACAACTCCAATTAGGGGTAGAGGAACATTTTATCAAAGCGGTACATATGGATTTGTTGCATGTAGCGAATACCCCGCAAGAGGCTTTGGATTACATTTTCAACTACCAACCTCACCAACATATTGATAAAGTTACTGAAGACGAATTGAAAAGTCTGAAAAAGAACGGAAACGGGGAAGTACCGGGTTCAGAATAA
- a CDS encoding molybdenum cofactor biosynthesis protein MoaE, whose translation MGQLIRITEQPIDLQELLETVSNERNGGIVLFTGTVRRWNEGNEVHWLEYETYKEAAEITMAEIARKVEKQWGISDIAMSHRIGQLGIKDIAVGVAIGSPHRAEAFAACQFVIDTLKATVPIWKKESWEGDEQSGQRWVENKV comes from the coding sequence ATGGGACAGCTTATTCGAATAACCGAGCAACCAATAGATTTACAAGAACTGCTTGAGACGGTTTCTAATGAGCGCAACGGTGGAATAGTTTTATTTACCGGCACAGTGCGACGTTGGAACGAGGGTAATGAAGTTCACTGGCTTGAGTATGAAACCTATAAAGAGGCTGCCGAAATAACTATGGCAGAAATTGCCCGTAAAGTGGAAAAACAGTGGGGCATTTCGGATATAGCAATGTCTCACCGGATTGGACAGCTTGGCATCAAGGATATTGCGGTAGGAGTGGCAATTGGTAGCCCACACCGGGCAGAAGCTTTTGCTGCATGCCAATTTGTAATTGATACCTTGAAAGCCACCGTCCCGATCTGGAAAAAGGAATCTTGGGAGGGAGACGAACAGAGCGGTCAACGTTGGGTAGAAAATAAGGTGTGA